The Persephonella atlantica genome includes a window with the following:
- a CDS encoding TetR/AcrR family transcriptional regulator has protein sequence MVTDNVEKMSTKEKIIKIGAEIIVKEGLRKFTAKNIADKLGITDAAIFKHFKSMDDIILEIIQRYVSRCSQSAIEAVERGRTVKEKLELLLKAHIDVLEDTRGAVPVLCFELSRSEDEKFKKILNNFVESYTKEISQIIKDGQLEGSIRKELVPEDVAMFFIGSIQAKVFAYVISGREGKIIEDPDQFISMIFYGIMEK, from the coding sequence ATGGTGACAGACAACGTTGAAAAGATGTCAACAAAAGAGAAGATAATAAAAATAGGAGCAGAAATAATAGTAAAGGAAGGCCTGAGGAAGTTCACAGCGAAAAATATTGCAGATAAGTTAGGGATAACAGATGCTGCCATTTTTAAGCATTTCAAATCTATGGACGACATAATTCTTGAAATTATACAGAGATATGTTTCCAGATGTTCCCAGAGCGCGATAGAAGCTGTCGAAAGAGGCAGAACTGTGAAGGAAAAGTTAGAACTGCTTCTGAAGGCTCATATAGATGTATTAGAAGATACAAGAGGAGCAGTTCCTGTTTTATGTTTTGAGCTGTCCCGTTCCGAAGACGAAAAATTTAAAAAAATCCTGAATAACTTTGTTGAAAGCTATACAAAGGAAATTTCACAGATTATAAAAGATGGGCAGCTTGAAGGCAGTATAAGGAAAGAGCTGGTACCTGAAGATGTTGCAATGTTTTTTATTGGCTCTATACAGGCAAAGGTGTTTGCATATGTTATTTCTGGAAGAGAGGGAAAAATTATAGAAGATCCAGACCAGTTTATCTCAATGATTTTCTATGGGATAATGGAAAAATGA
- a CDS encoding DHH family phosphoesterase produces the protein MKKVVCIYHGNCTDGTTAAAVLLKKYPDCQLFPFEHGYKPEHIDQLLQSVDKETTVYIVDFSLKKEDLISLIKRAKQVVNIDHHISAKDYLEEIDRQYDNFTFVFNNNRSGASLTWEYLFNTEPPWIVKYVEDQDIWTWRYGENTKYVNLYLLPFTNRPEEVVKLLDQQPDNLIEKGKIIASFSDYLINKYVERAKETPVKIGEYTVRGFNTTYFQSEIGNILSTKFGEAVLLFSVQGTDVKLSFRSCEGQKPNALDLARILGGGGHKNAAGALVKIEDFLKMVKLEEN, from the coding sequence ATGAAAAAGGTTGTGTGCATATATCATGGGAACTGTACAGATGGAACAACGGCGGCAGCTGTACTGCTGAAAAAGTATCCTGACTGCCAGCTGTTTCCATTTGAGCACGGTTATAAACCTGAACATATAGATCAGCTTCTCCAGAGTGTTGACAAGGAAACGACAGTTTATATAGTAGATTTTTCTCTGAAGAAGGAAGACCTCATCAGTCTCATTAAAAGAGCAAAACAGGTTGTAAACATTGACCACCATATAAGTGCAAAGGATTACTTGGAAGAAATAGACAGGCAGTATGATAACTTTACTTTTGTATTTAACAACAATCGTTCAGGGGCTTCCCTTACATGGGAATATCTGTTTAACACAGAGCCTCCCTGGATTGTAAAGTATGTGGAAGACCAGGATATATGGACATGGAGGTATGGAGAAAACACAAAATATGTAAATCTGTACCTGCTTCCATTTACAAACAGACCTGAAGAAGTTGTTAAGCTGTTAGATCAGCAACCAGATAATCTGATAGAAAAAGGAAAGATTATTGCTTCTTTTTCAGATTATCTTATTAATAAATATGTGGAGAGGGCAAAAGAAACACCTGTGAAAATAGGAGAATATACTGTAAGGGGGTTTAATACCACCTATTTCCAGTCAGAGATTGGTAATATCTTGTCTACAAAGTTTGGTGAGGCTGTTTTGCTGTTCAGTGTGCAGGGAACGGATGTAAAGCTCAGTTTCAGAAGTTGTGAAGGACAGAAACCTAATGCCCTTGACCTTGCAAGAATATTAGGTGGTGGAGGGCATAAAAATGCAGCCGGTGCCCTTGTAAAAATAGAAGATTTTTTAAAAATGGTTAAACTGGAGGAAAACTGA
- a CDS encoding ribonucleotide-diphosphate reductase subunit beta: protein MKKLQFIGKTSVKDNIRLTENPRYPVFKDIYTKQKKAVWFPEELNIQQDVLDYKSLSPTEKDLFDTSVGYFASSELLVQNVLGNGFFPVLTDPYAKMSFSTQMFMENIHSDFFEIILNTFEMDRKRIYNITLEDKLLHEKQELIIRAVDRITYGKADPDTLEGKKQILTAILLNNIIQEGMFFYSAFAHFFAMKDTGKMKNVVSGVELILIDESLHLQNGIEAILTIVEENPEIVDDEKFVDNIRETIIDAVELELNYLKTKFGGTTIFGVSYKELEKYMKYIADRRLEELGFDPQFKIDQNPLKFLQKEDVKKLTNFFEVSSTEYTNF, encoded by the coding sequence ATGAAAAAGCTTCAATTTATAGGAAAAACCTCAGTAAAGGATAACATCAGACTGACAGAAAATCCAAGATATCCTGTTTTTAAAGATATATACACAAAACAGAAAAAGGCTGTCTGGTTCCCAGAAGAGCTGAATATACAGCAGGACGTTTTGGATTACAAATCCCTATCACCAACAGAAAAAGACCTGTTTGATACATCTGTTGGTTATTTTGCCTCCTCTGAGCTTCTTGTACAGAATGTTTTAGGAAACGGTTTTTTCCCTGTTTTAACAGACCCTTATGCAAAGATGAGTTTTTCAACACAGATGTTTATGGAAAACATACATTCAGATTTCTTTGAGATAATACTGAATACATTTGAGATGGACAGGAAAAGGATATATAACATAACGCTTGAAGATAAACTCCTTCACGAAAAACAGGAACTTATCATCAGGGCTGTTGACAGGATTACCTATGGAAAGGCAGACCCTGATACATTAGAGGGCAAAAAACAGATACTCACAGCTATACTGCTGAATAACATTATTCAAGAAGGTATGTTTTTCTACTCTGCATTTGCCCACTTCTTTGCGATGAAAGACACAGGAAAGATGAAAAATGTTGTCTCAGGGGTTGAACTTATTCTGATTGATGAGTCTCTACATCTTCAGAATGGTATAGAGGCTATACTGACAATTGTTGAAGAAAATCCAGAGATTGTTGATGATGAAAAGTTTGTTGACAACATCAGAGAAACAATAATTGATGCTGTTGAATTAGAGCTGAACTATCTGAAAACCAAGTTCGGTGGAACAACTATATTTGGTGTATCTTACAAGGAGCTTGAAAAATACATGAAGTACATAGCAGACAGGAGACTTGAAGAATTAGGATTTGACCCACAGTTTAAGATAGACCAGAACCCACTGAAGTTTCTACAGAAGGAAGACGTGAAGAAGCTAACGAACTTTTTTGAAGTTTCATCAACGGAGTATACAAACTTTTAG
- a CDS encoding ribonucleotide reductase N-terminal alpha domain-containing protein: MQRIVVKRDGTEEKFQMKKLINAIFALLEGMDIPDDYEIVFKIAKELDLKIPERVTTQELDTLVLKAIEQLIPKHYIYDTLAAKQLLKLINREIDKRFPTFKDAIIFGVKENLYKEELLNFDLDRLEKALDYSRDSLLDYFGMTTLKDRYFTRDREGNIIEKPQWFFMRVAMGIGNNEEEVIKIYNKISKLEYLHSTPTLYNSGTVTHQYSSCYVNVIDDSLESIMDKAKETAFLAKYAGGVGTDVTRIRATGSKIHSLNAKSSGVIPFIKIFDTIVNAIQQGGRRRSSQVMYLQPWHLDIDAFLDLRETTGNPYFRTPSLNTALWMPDEIMRRIKEGEPIYLFDPAECPELVTAWGEDFTKKYFECIEKAETGQLKLWRKIDSQEWFNRYLFKLAKTGHPWLCWKDRHNEHNVCPEYSVINSSNLCVTGDTRLATQWGLVKAKELYEKGEPIIATYDKRTDGNWKDYGVSTAQCLKMFKTKENADVYEVITREGYRIKATDWHEFYRAVPSKTANGYATDYKIEKVKLSQLKEGDKLLIQSGEGQFGNEGYYELGLVIGLITGDGSITYDKKEKSFRARILLFNDEISLKELVRESVEKIIERDYMNVSTYSENRDKFFTSIATYKGILKQHTKNSQRLEIKSQRLGRILDEIYNFNGKNKLEVPEVIFKGTKETVIGYLQGLFTRDGSFIRNKDKGFVQLVSVSKKLLEDIQILLANFGIKTKIYSHTKAGKSMIKHTSIYGKTSYYTNKRNAYKLVITGNNAVRFIKEIGFLGKKQRKALSFLKDRIGKKGTVWGRSSEHFFAEIKEIRYAGKEDVYDTTQLYNHSLIFNGIVTGNCTEISIPNSPESTAVCTLASVNLAKHINKDKTDIDWDKLRDTIETMVVALDNILDKNFYPSEESRKNTMDLRPLGIGLMGFAETLIELGIPYDSDAAVEFAEKVAKFMRETAYKKSQELAEERGAFPHYEEMKAKGKPYPYPPRRNAVLLAIAPTASISIIAGTTSSIDSYFSNVYSRDTLSGKFIVVNKQLMKKLEEIDMWNEEMAERIKADGGSIQYIEELEGKIDKRLFKGAYEIHPKRQIDIAAAFQKYIDQAVSKSIYIEEDLRGEMFDIYMYAWEKGLKSTYYCFIDKTVKGEKYTQKVNKRGARRGFGLRKSRETEEQKTQTSQEEDIEQIEKMAREKYGDEVVDRVKSGNIEACPTDPLLSKICPSCE, translated from the coding sequence ATGCAGAGGATAGTTGTTAAAAGGGATGGAACAGAAGAAAAATTCCAGATGAAAAAGCTGATAAATGCTATATTTGCTCTTTTAGAGGGAATGGACATACCTGATGATTATGAGATAGTTTTCAAAATAGCAAAAGAGCTTGACCTGAAAATTCCAGAAAGGGTTACAACACAGGAGTTAGACACTCTCGTTCTAAAAGCAATAGAACAGCTCATACCAAAACATTACATATACGACACATTAGCTGCAAAACAGCTTCTGAAACTGATTAACAGGGAGATAGACAAGAGATTTCCCACTTTCAAAGATGCCATAATCTTTGGCGTAAAGGAAAATCTGTATAAAGAAGAGCTTCTGAATTTTGACCTTGACAGGTTAGAAAAAGCCTTAGACTACAGCAGAGACTCTCTCCTCGATTACTTTGGCATGACAACACTGAAAGACAGATACTTCACGAGGGACAGGGAAGGAAACATAATAGAAAAACCCCAGTGGTTTTTCATGAGAGTTGCAATGGGAATAGGAAATAATGAAGAAGAAGTGATAAAAATATACAACAAAATATCAAAATTAGAATATCTCCACTCAACACCAACACTCTACAACTCAGGAACAGTAACCCACCAGTACAGCTCCTGCTACGTAAACGTCATAGATGACTCTCTTGAATCAATTATGGACAAAGCAAAAGAAACAGCATTTTTAGCCAAATATGCAGGGGGAGTAGGAACAGACGTTACAAGAATTAGAGCAACAGGTTCAAAGATACATTCCCTTAATGCAAAATCCTCTGGAGTTATACCATTTATAAAAATATTTGACACAATTGTTAACGCTATCCAGCAAGGGGGAAGAAGGAGAAGCTCACAGGTGATGTATCTCCAGCCGTGGCATTTAGACATTGATGCATTTTTAGACCTGAGGGAGACAACAGGAAACCCTTATTTCAGGACTCCTTCTCTCAATACAGCACTGTGGATGCCAGATGAGATAATGAGAAGAATAAAGGAAGGAGAACCTATATACCTGTTTGACCCTGCAGAATGTCCAGAACTTGTTACCGCATGGGGAGAAGATTTTACAAAGAAATACTTTGAGTGTATAGAAAAGGCAGAAACTGGGCAGCTAAAACTGTGGAGAAAGATAGACTCTCAGGAATGGTTCAACAGATACCTGTTCAAACTTGCTAAAACTGGACATCCATGGTTGTGTTGGAAAGACAGACACAACGAACATAATGTATGTCCTGAATACAGTGTTATAAATTCTTCTAACCTTTGCGTAACAGGAGATACAAGGCTTGCTACCCAGTGGGGTCTTGTGAAGGCAAAAGAACTTTATGAAAAAGGAGAGCCAATAATAGCAACTTACGATAAAAGGACAGATGGAAACTGGAAAGATTACGGAGTGTCAACAGCCCAGTGTCTAAAAATGTTCAAAACAAAAGAAAATGCTGACGTTTACGAGGTGATAACAAGGGAAGGATACAGAATAAAAGCAACAGACTGGCACGAGTTTTATAGAGCTGTTCCATCTAAAACAGCAAATGGTTATGCTACAGATTACAAAATAGAAAAAGTGAAATTATCACAGTTAAAAGAAGGAGATAAGTTATTAATCCAATCAGGAGAAGGGCAGTTTGGAAATGAAGGATATTATGAGTTAGGACTTGTAATAGGATTAATTACTGGAGATGGTAGTATTACTTATGATAAGAAAGAAAAAAGTTTCAGGGCTCGAATTTTACTCTTTAATGATGAGATTTCTTTAAAGGAATTGGTTAGAGAGTCTGTAGAAAAAATTATAGAAAGAGATTATATGAATGTTTCAACATATTCAGAAAATAGAGATAAGTTTTTTACATCTATTGCCACATATAAAGGAATACTTAAACAACATACAAAAAACAGTCAAAGATTGGAAATTAAAAGCCAAAGATTGGGAAGAATTCTAGATGAAATTTATAACTTTAATGGAAAGAACAAATTAGAGGTGCCTGAAGTTATATTCAAAGGAACTAAAGAGACAGTCATAGGATACTTACAAGGTTTATTTACAAGAGATGGTTCTTTTATTAGGAACAAAGATAAAGGTTTTGTGCAACTTGTAAGTGTAAGTAAAAAGTTATTAGAAGATATACAAATATTGCTAGCAAACTTTGGAATTAAAACAAAAATTTACAGCCACACTAAAGCTGGAAAATCAATGATTAAACATACATCTATATATGGAAAGACTAGCTACTATACTAACAAAAGAAATGCTTATAAATTAGTAATCACAGGAAATAATGCTGTTAGATTTATAAAAGAAATAGGATTTTTAGGTAAGAAGCAAAGAAAAGCTTTGTCTTTTCTTAAAGATAGAATAGGTAAAAAAGGAACTGTATGGGGAAGGTCTTCGGAGCACTTCTTTGCAGAAATCAAAGAAATAAGGTACGCAGGTAAAGAAGATGTTTACGATACTACGCAGCTTTACAATCACTCTTTAATCTTTAACGGTATAGTAACAGGAAACTGTACAGAAATCTCTATTCCCAACTCTCCAGAAAGCACTGCAGTATGCACACTTGCATCTGTTAACCTTGCAAAACATATAAACAAAGACAAAACAGACATAGACTGGGACAAACTGAGAGACACCATAGAAACAATGGTTGTAGCATTAGACAACATATTAGACAAAAACTTCTATCCATCAGAAGAAAGTAGAAAGAACACAATGGATTTAAGGCCCCTTGGAATTGGTCTGATGGGATTTGCAGAGACGCTTATAGAACTTGGAATACCTTACGACAGTGATGCGGCAGTAGAGTTTGCTGAAAAAGTAGCTAAATTTATGAGGGAAACAGCATATAAAAAGTCACAGGAGCTTGCAGAAGAAAGGGGAGCATTCCCACATTATGAAGAGATGAAAGCAAAAGGAAAACCATACCCATACCCCCCAAGAAGAAACGCAGTCCTCCTTGCAATAGCACCAACAGCATCAATCTCAATAATAGCAGGAACAACATCATCAATAGACAGCTACTTCTCTAATGTTTACTCAAGGGATACCCTGTCTGGTAAGTTCATAGTAGTAAACAAACAGCTGATGAAAAAGCTGGAAGAGATAGATATGTGGAATGAAGAGATGGCAGAAAGGATAAAAGCTGATGGAGGCTCTATACAGTACATTGAGGAACTTGAAGGAAAAATAGACAAAAGACTGTTTAAAGGAGCTTATGAAATACACCCAAAAAGGCAGATAGATATAGCAGCAGCATTCCAGAAATACATAGACCAGGCAGTATCAAAATCTATATACATAGAGGAAGACCTGAGAGGAGAGATGTTTGATATATACATGTATGCGTGGGAAAAGGGGCTGAAATCTACCTACTACTGCTTTATTGATAAAACTGTTAAAGGTGAAAAATATACACAGAAGGTAAACAAAAGGGGAGCAAGAAGGGGATTTGGGCTGAGGAAGTCCAGAGAAACAGAAGAGCAAAAAACTCAGACTTCGCAGGAAGAAGACATTGAGCAGATAGAAAAAATGGCAAGGGAGAAATATGGAGATGAAGTGGTAGACAGGGTAAAGTCAGGGAACATTGAAGCCTGCCCAACAGACCCACTGCTCAGTAAAATATGTCCAAGCTGTGAGTGA
- a CDS encoding outer membrane beta-barrel protein — MRKVLSLAAAGLLAAGAAQAGTLTVANSDIVLYGGVSASFDWQNNDIFARTIYPNFNAAGTYTGDSNLANTFNRDNFHVSTFAIGLMKKADANSPIGFNAAFASFTVPTLVASSAAINNAGLIAAGSTGSFQPWLAYVTIAPVEGLSVDAGLLWNKFGEAPLTILNQHYTRGILFTGHPVLYAGARVNYDAGVAKVYVGYNQGGGLRQGSGNYVANIGGTNIDVGYNIKDAFEAGVTADLGMAKVGLHTYNESKGRDLYVACVKADAGVAKVGLEIDYTKLDDAAKIPGADDSAWGIALNIDPVVAPNISVPIRIEYVDNGDGSDIGLTGTDAGTFVKSLGSGVYLTGEGSTWSFTITPTYKPTKNTFARLEAAYISTDKKVFVDDKENAKDNRTILAFEAGFLF; from the coding sequence ATGAGGAAAGTTTTAAGCTTAGCAGCAGCAGGATTATTAGCAGCAGGTGCTGCCCAGGCAGGAACGCTCACAGTAGCAAACTCTGACATTGTTCTTTATGGAGGGGTGTCTGCATCTTTTGACTGGCAGAACAATGATATTTTCGCAAGGACAATCTATCCAAACTTCAACGCAGCTGGAACTTATACTGGTGATTCAAACCTAGCAAATACCTTCAACAGAGATAACTTCCATGTTTCGACATTTGCTATCGGTCTTATGAAAAAGGCTGACGCTAACAGCCCAATTGGATTTAATGCAGCATTTGCTTCCTTTACAGTCCCAACATTAGTTGCTTCTTCTGCCGCAATAAACAATGCTGGTTTAATAGCTGCTGGAAGTACTGGTTCTTTTCAACCATGGCTTGCATATGTAACAATCGCTCCAGTTGAAGGTCTCTCTGTCGACGCAGGTCTTCTGTGGAACAAGTTTGGAGAGGCTCCACTCACAATACTGAACCAGCACTACACAAGGGGAATACTGTTCACAGGACATCCAGTCCTGTATGCAGGTGCAAGGGTTAACTACGATGCAGGTGTTGCAAAAGTTTATGTTGGATACAATCAGGGTGGAGGACTAAGACAGGGAAGTGGTAACTATGTGGCTAATATAGGAGGAACAAATATTGATGTAGGATACAATATTAAAGACGCTTTTGAAGCTGGTGTAACAGCTGACCTTGGAATGGCTAAAGTTGGACTCCACACTTATAACGAATCTAAAGGAAGAGATCTTTATGTTGCATGTGTAAAAGCTGACGCAGGAGTTGCAAAGGTAGGACTTGAGATTGACTACACAAAACTTGATGACGCAGCAAAAATTCCTGGGGCTGACGACTCTGCATGGGGAATAGCTCTCAACATAGACCCTGTAGTTGCTCCAAACATCTCTGTTCCTATTAGAATAGAGTATGTTGACAACGGAGATGGTTCAGACATTGGGCTGACAGGAACAGATGCTGGGACTTTCGTAAAATCTCTTGGTTCTGGAGTATATCTCACAGGGGAAGGTTCCACATGGTCATTTACAATTACACCAACCTACAAACCAACTAAAAATACATTCGCAAGACTTGAAGCCGCTTATATTTCAACAGATAAAAAAGTCTTCGTGGATGACAAAGAGAATGCTAAAGACAACAGAACTATCCTAGCCTTTGAAGCAGGATTCCTGTTCTAA
- a CDS encoding CCA tRNA nucleotidyltransferase: MLGIEKLLEKLIQRQKTPKSEREEFDLDIKTKYVHGLLFYNTYFDHLSKALGKNTVCLIVGGWIRDRLLNRPVKKSVDVDFIVTTDPFNIVKKFREILGRGDIFSFEKEKDVATIIFYEGETRYRFDFSYLDLSDIMENPQLDFYDKEKAIIDRIEQDLLQRDFTINAMAVVFDDALGMGASQTVLFDPSNGLEDLQSGLIRPVSLKNIQKDPVRILRGYRIAQQLDFDIDKEFQKWVKENSHLIKNSPKERLRDEILKIFENENSFQTIEKLIKAGVFQNIVPEIEDMTQIGKTGNYHKFPLLQHSVKTVYYMEEFLKKKSL; the protein is encoded by the coding sequence ATGCTCGGAATAGAAAAACTGTTAGAAAAGCTTATCCAGAGGCAGAAAACCCCCAAAAGTGAGAGGGAAGAGTTTGATTTAGATATAAAAACAAAATACGTCCACGGTCTTCTGTTTTACAACACTTACTTTGACCATCTTTCAAAAGCCCTTGGAAAAAATACCGTATGCCTTATTGTTGGAGGATGGATAAGGGACAGGCTGCTAAACAGACCTGTTAAAAAAAGCGTAGATGTGGATTTTATCGTTACCACTGACCCATTTAACATAGTAAAAAAGTTCAGAGAGATATTAGGTAGAGGTGACATATTCTCATTTGAAAAGGAAAAAGATGTTGCAACAATCATATTCTACGAAGGAGAGACCAGATACAGATTTGACTTTTCCTATTTAGACCTATCAGACATTATGGAAAATCCCCAGCTTGATTTTTACGACAAAGAAAAAGCCATTATAGACAGAATTGAGCAGGATTTACTACAAAGAGACTTTACAATCAATGCTATGGCTGTTGTTTTTGACGATGCCCTTGGCATGGGTGCATCCCAGACTGTTCTTTTTGACCCTTCAAACGGCCTTGAAGACCTTCAGTCAGGCCTGATAAGACCTGTATCTTTGAAAAACATACAGAAAGACCCTGTAAGAATTCTAAGGGGCTACAGAATAGCCCAGCAGCTTGATTTTGATATAGATAAAGAGTTCCAGAAATGGGTAAAAGAAAACAGCCACCTGATAAAAAACTCTCCAAAGGAAAGGCTGAGAGACGAAATACTGAAAATCTTTGAAAATGAAAACAGCTTTCAGACTATTGAAAAACTGATAAAAGCAGGAGTATTCCAGAATATCGTCCCAGAGATTGAAGATATGACACAGATAGGGAAAACCGGCAATTATCATAAATTTCCCCTTTTGCAGCATTCTGTAAAAACTGTTTACTACATGGAGGAGTTTCTAAAAAAAAAGAGTTTATAA
- the mnmA gene encoding tRNA 2-thiouridine(34) synthase MnmA yields MKKVAVALSGGVDSSVSALLLKEKGYDVIGITLKMSSISCDTDIQVCCSPQDVKDAKKVASFLGIQHYVLDWEELFQKKVIEYFVKEYKKGKTPNPCCVCNREVKTGLLAQYVREVLDVDYLATGHYLGIDKIENHKVIKRGKDAQKDQSYFMALLEKDVLDYLIFPLSDKTKDEVRDTANRYSLPVASKSESYEICFTAGKTPAEYLENMGYIKAEKGNILLTDGTVVGKHKGLIRYTIGQRKGLGVAWKEPLYVIDKDVESNVLIAGTKEELLTEFVETEDLNLFVPEDMLKDLDISVQGRYRQKPVRIKKIEKLNDGYRFYFEKPQQKFAPGQVLALYSGDKLLGGGVIR; encoded by the coding sequence ATGAAAAAGGTTGCCGTTGCACTCAGCGGAGGGGTAGACTCTTCAGTGTCTGCCCTTCTGCTTAAAGAAAAAGGTTATGATGTTATAGGCATAACTCTGAAGATGTCTTCCATCTCATGTGATACTGATATTCAGGTCTGCTGTTCTCCTCAAGACGTTAAAGATGCAAAAAAAGTGGCTTCATTCTTAGGTATTCAGCATTATGTCTTAGACTGGGAAGAGCTGTTTCAAAAAAAGGTCATAGAATACTTTGTTAAAGAGTACAAAAAGGGAAAAACACCAAATCCCTGCTGTGTATGCAACAGGGAAGTAAAAACAGGACTGCTGGCACAGTATGTAAGGGAAGTCTTAGATGTGGACTACCTTGCTACGGGACATTATTTGGGAATAGATAAAATAGAAAATCACAAAGTGATAAAAAGAGGCAAAGATGCGCAGAAAGACCAGTCTTATTTTATGGCTCTGTTAGAAAAAGATGTTTTAGATTACCTTATCTTTCCTCTATCTGACAAAACAAAAGATGAAGTGAGAGATACTGCAAACAGATACAGCCTCCCTGTCGCTTCAAAGTCAGAGAGTTACGAGATATGTTTTACTGCAGGTAAAACCCCTGCTGAATATTTAGAGAATATGGGGTATATAAAGGCAGAAAAAGGAAACATTCTACTGACAGATGGAACTGTTGTGGGAAAGCATAAAGGTCTAATAAGATACACAATAGGTCAGAGAAAAGGTCTTGGAGTGGCATGGAAAGAGCCCCTTTATGTTATAGACAAAGATGTTGAAAGCAATGTTTTAATTGCAGGAACAAAAGAAGAACTTTTGACAGAATTTGTAGAAACAGAGGATTTAAATCTGTTTGTCCCAGAAGATATGCTGAAGGATTTAGATATTTCTGTTCAGGGAAGATACAGACAGAAACCTGTCAGAATAAAAAAGATTGAAAAACTAAATGATGGATACAGGTTTTACTTTGAAAAGCCGCAGCAAAAGTTTGCACCGGGACAGGTTTTAGCTTTGTACAGTGGAGATAAACTCCTTGGTGGGGGAGTTATAAGGTAA
- a CDS encoding type II secretion system F family protein: MPKFKYVARDKYGVVREDVIYAPDAGAAQMELEKKGFEEIKLQIAPSRELKFDIDILKPKVKEKDLALFTRQLGAMISAGVGIAEALEILAEQMPNKTLAKALKEVQQDVVSGMSLSKAMAKHRKVFPEFLVNLIESAEESGNLDVILQRATTYYEKIAAIKRKIVSASWYPAMVVVIATVIVLGILTFIVPTFAQLYSSMGGELPFLTQMLIDASNFVKSNILFIIGGIFGLVILNKLFYNTRAGKEIYHRIFLHMPLLGNIFLKGAIAKFARTLSTLVAGGVPIMRSLEISSSVAGNVVIEKAILESKDKVEKGQEIYKSLDPKVFPPILIAMVRVGEDTGRLDEMLDTIANFFEDEVDRAVEGLISTIEPLLMVFIGTIVGIILIGLYLPIFKMGELVK, from the coding sequence ATGCCAAAGTTTAAATATGTGGCAAGGGATAAATATGGGGTTGTAAGGGAAGATGTGATATATGCTCCAGATGCAGGGGCTGCTCAGATGGAGCTAGAAAAAAAAGGTTTTGAGGAGATAAAGCTCCAGATAGCTCCTAGCAGGGAGCTAAAGTTTGACATAGATATCCTTAAACCAAAAGTAAAGGAGAAAGATCTTGCTCTTTTTACCCGCCAGCTGGGAGCTATGATATCTGCAGGAGTAGGTATAGCAGAAGCTTTAGAGATATTAGCAGAGCAGATGCCTAACAAAACCCTTGCAAAAGCACTAAAGGAAGTTCAGCAGGATGTTGTTTCTGGTATGTCTCTTTCAAAAGCTATGGCAAAACACAGAAAAGTCTTTCCTGAATTCCTTGTCAACCTTATAGAGTCTGCAGAAGAGTCTGGTAATCTTGATGTAATACTCCAGAGAGCAACAACATATTACGAGAAAATAGCAGCAATTAAGAGGAAAATTGTAAGTGCCTCGTGGTATCCTGCAATGGTTGTTGTGATAGCAACAGTGATAGTCCTTGGTATACTGACATTTATTGTTCCCACATTTGCACAGCTTTACTCCAGTATGGGTGGAGAGCTTCCATTCCTGACACAGATGCTGATTGACGCAAGTAATTTTGTTAAGAGCAACATCCTGTTCATCATTGGCGGTATATTTGGTCTTGTTATTTTGAACAAACTGTTTTACAACACAAGGGCAGGAAAAGAGATATATCACAGAATATTTCTGCACATGCCTTTGCTGGGTAATATATTTTTGAAAGGAGCTATAGCAAAGTTTGCCAGAACATTGTCCACACTTGTTGCTGGCGGCGTTCCCATTATGCGCTCCCTTGAGATATCCTCTTCTGTTGCAGGAAATGTGGTAATAGAGAAGGCCATATTAGAATCAAAAGATAAAGTGGAAAAAGGTCAGGAAATATATAAATCCCTTGACCCTAAAGTATTCCCGCCTATATTAATCGCCATGGTAAGGGTAGGTGAAGACACCGGTAGGTTAGACGAGATGCTTGATACAATAGCAAACTTTTTTGAAGACGAGGTAGACAGGGCTGTTGAAGGATTAATATCAACGATTGAGCCTCTACTTATGGTATTTATAGGTACAATTGTTGGAATAATACTGATAGGTCTTTACCTGCCCATATTTAAGATGGGTGAACTTGTCAAGTAA